A window of the Pogona vitticeps strain Pit_001003342236 chromosome 4, PviZW2.1, whole genome shotgun sequence genome harbors these coding sequences:
- the HAS2 gene encoding hyaluronan synthase 2: MHCERFICILRILGTTLFGVSLLLGISAAYIVGYQFIQTDNYYFSFGLYGAILASHLIIQSLFAFLEHRKMKRSLETPIKLNKTVALCIAAYQEDPDYLRKCLLSVKRLTYPGIKVIMVIDGNSEDDVYMMDIFSEIMGRDKSATYVWRNNFHQRGPDETEESHKESMQHVTQLVLSNKSVCIMQKWGGKREVMYTAFKALGRSVDYVQVCDSDTMLDPASSVEMVKVLEEDPMVGGVGGDVQILNKYDSWISFLSSVRYWMAFNIERACQSYFGCVQCISGPLGMYRNSLLHEFVEDWYNQEFMGSQCSFGDDRHLTNRVLSLGYATKYTARSKCLTETPIEYLRWLNQQTRWSKSYFREWLYNAMWFHKHHLWMTYEAVITGFFPFFLIATVIQLFYRGKLWNILLFLLTVQLVGLIKSSFASCLRGNIVMVFMSLYSVLYMSSLLPAKMFAIATINKAGWGTSGRKTIVVNFIGLIPVSIWFTILLGGVIFTVYKESKKPFSESKQTVLIIGTILYACYWVMLLTLYLVLITKCGRRKKEQYDMVLDV; the protein is encoded by the exons ATGCATTGCGAGCGGTTTATATGTATCTTGAGAATACTCGGGACCACCCTATTTGGGGTGTCGCTCCTGCTTGGAATCTCTGCTGCTTACATCGTGGGGTACCAGTTTATTCAAACGGACAactattatttttcctttggacTCTATGGTGCTATTCTGGCATCGCACCTCATCATCCAAAGCCTGTTTGCCTTTCTCGAACACAGGAAAATGAAGAGGTCTCTCGAGACACCCATCAAGCTGAATAAAACTGTTGCCCTTTGCATTGCTGCCTACCAAGAGGACCCCGACTACTTGCGGAAATGTTTACTTTCAGTGAAGAGGCTCACATACCCTGGGATTAAGGTGATTATGGTCATCGATGGGAATTCTGAAGACGATGTTTACATGATGGACATCTTTAGTGAAATCATGGGCAGGGATAAATCGGCCACTTACGTCTGGAGGAATAACTTTCACCAGCGAGGCCCTGATGAGACCGAAGAGTCCCATAAAGAGAGCATGCAGCATGTCACCCAGCTGGTCTTGTCCAACAAAAGTGTCTGCATCATGCAGAAATGGGGCGGGAAAAGAGAAGTAATGTACACAGCATTCAAAGCGCTGGGGAGAAGCGTGGATTATGTACAG GTATGTGATTCTGATACAATGCTTGATCCAGCTTCATCCGTGGAAATGGTAAAGGTTTTAGAAGAAGATCCAATGGTTGGAGGTGTTGGGGGAGATGTACAG ATTTTGAACAAGTATGATTCGTGGATCTCCTTTCTCAGCAGCGTCAGATACTGGATGGCCTTTAACATTGAAAGGGCATGCCAGTCGTACTTTGGCTGCGTGCAATGTATCAGTGGACCTTTGGGGATGTACAGAAACTCCTTGCTGCACGAATTTGTGGAAGACTGGTACAATCAAGAATTCATGGGATCCCAGTGTAGCTTTGGAGATGACAGACACCTCACCAACCGAGTCCTCAGCCTCGGCTATGCAACGAAATATACCGCTCGATCAAAGTGCCTTACTGAAACACCCATAGAATATCTCAGGTGGTTGAACCAACAAACTCGTTGGAGTAAATCCTATTTCCGAGAGTGGCTGTACAATGCAATGTGGTTCCACAAGCATCATCTGTGGATGACCTACGAGGCCGTCATCACCGGTTTCTTCCCATTTTTTCTCATCGCCACGGTCATCCAGCTTTTCTACCGAGGGAAGCTATGGAACATTCTCCTTTTCTTGTTGACAGTCCAGCTGGTGGGCCTTATAAAGTCTTCCTTCGCCAGCtgccttagagggaacattgtcaTGGTGTTCATGTCCCTTTACTCTGTGTTGTACATGTCAAGTTTACTTCCGGCCAAGATGTTTGCAATCGCCACGATAAACAAGGCAGGATGGGGCACATCAGGCAGAAAAACAATTGTGGTCAATTTTATAGGGCTCATCCCAGTGTCCATTTGGTTTACAATCCTCTTAGGTGGTGTTATTTTCACAGTCTACAAGGAATCGAAAAAGCCATTTTCTGAATCCAAACAAACAGTGCTGATTATCGGTACGATACTTTACGCGTGCTACTGGGTGATGCTTTTGACTTTGTACTTGGTTCTCATCACCAAATGTGGTAGGCGGAAGAAAGAACAGTACGACATGGTGCTTGATGTATGA